One Pyxicephalus adspersus chromosome 3, UCB_Pads_2.0, whole genome shotgun sequence genomic window carries:
- the LRPAP1 gene encoding alpha-2-macroglobulin receptor-associated protein, protein MSSAVCRWLLLCSLTILGVQADGGGGKYSREKNENRPEGVEFRIQKLNQVWDKAQRLQLSPVKLAELHSDLKIQEKDELNWKKIKAEGLDDDGEKEAKLRRSLNVILAKYGLDGKKKAQTEDSNYLKEGTENDVLNDPRLEKLWNKIHKNVISPDEHDLKTDFLHGKHADLKEKLHSINQGYERLRKLSHEGYAGGRDFNEPRVNDLWDMAKNANFSETELESFKEELKHFETKVEKHQHYQKQLEISHEKLKHVVETGDKEHIKKSKEKHNALTEKIKEMGYKVKKHLQDLSSRISKNGLSHNEL, encoded by the exons ATGAGTTCCGCTGTGTGCCGGTGGTTGCTGCTCTGCTCCCTGACAATATTAGGTGTCCAGGCGGACGGAGGAGGAGGGAAATACTCCCGGGAGAAGAATGAGAACCGACCGGAGGGTGTGGAGTTCCGCATACAGAAACTTAATCAAGTCTGGGATAAGGCGCAGCGG CTTCAGCTTTCTCCTGTAAAACTGGCAGAACTCCACAGTGAtctgaaaatacaagaaaaagatGAACTTAACTGGAAGAAGATAAAAGCTGAAGGACTGGATGATGATGGAGAAAAAGAAGCCAAGCTCCGGCGATCGCttaatg ttATCTTGGCCAAATATGGACTGGATGGCAAAAAGAAGGCACAAACTGAAGACAGTAACTACCTTAAAGAAGGCACGGAAAATGATGTACTGAATGATCCACGTTTGGAGAAGCTGTGGAACAAG ATCCACAAAAATGTAATCAGCCCAGATGAACATGATCTAAAAACAGACTTCTTGCACGGTAAACATGCAGATCTTAAAGAGAAACTCCACAGCATCAACCAAGGATATGAACGTCTGCGAAAACTGAGCCATGAAGGATACGCAGGTGGAAGAG atttcaATGAGCCTCGTGTCAATGATTTATGGGACATGGCAAAGAATGCTAATTTTTCTGAGACCGAACTAGAATCATTTAAG gaggaattaaaacattttgaaacaaaagttgaaaaacacCAACATTACCAGAAGCAGCTTGAAATCTCCCACGAAAAGTTGAAACATGTTGTAGAAACTGGTGACAAAGAACACATCAAGAAGAGCAAAGAGAAGCATAATGCCCTCACAGAGAAAATAAAGGAGATGGGCTACAAG GTTAAAAAGCATCTTCAAGACTTGAGCAGCCGCATCTCTAAGAATGGACTCTCACATAATGAGCTCTGA